The DNA region CCTGGTTATTAAAGGTCATAGGCTGCAGGCAAACAGATGGTTATGCTGGGGAAAGCCACAGCCAGACATGTTCCCTGCAGGGTAAATGTAGCATGACATGGTGACCATTTAAATGAATGGCTGTCCTTGTGATACAAGGAGGATTTGAGTATCCCAAAATGGAAGCTGCTCTTACAACAAAACTTTTGAAGTAGGTGCTCCGAGATATAAAGGCTTATGGCACGCTGTGAAAAAAGAAAGGGAGACATTTTTCCCAAAACCTCACCTATAAGTAGAAATCATGTTGCCTCTAAATACATTCCCTGCCCCCCTTCCACCAATTGTATGCCTGTGCTGTGTTTAATGAGGGAATATCCCAGAGTCACAGACAAGACACCTCCCACCAATACAGATCCATCATGGAGTCATCGGTGCCTGGGAGATCTACCAACTCTCGAGGGAGTACCTTTTCCTGGGAGTCTCCAGAAAGTTACCAAGTATTTCTTCCAGGCTAAGATCACACGACCATATTTTCAGTCTTTTTCCAGGAGTCCTATAGAGAaggaatggagcggtggtcagcgATCCGCGCTGCGCTCTATTCATTCCCTATGGAGCTGCTGAGTACTATACAACTTTTTCCAGGAGTCCTATAGAGAAGGAATGGAGCGGAGGTCAGGGATCCGCGctgcgctccattcattctctatggagctgCTGAGTACTATACGACTTTTTCCAGGAGTCCTATAGAGAAGGAATGGAGCGGAGGTCAGGGATCCGCGctgcgctccattcattctctatggagctgCTGAGTACTATACGACTTTTTCCAGGAGTCCTATAGAGAAGTAATGGAGCGGAGGTCAGCGATCCGTGCTgcgctctattcattctctatggagctgCTGAGTACTATACGACTTTTTCCAGGAGTCCTATAGAGaaggaatggagcagtggtcagcgATCCGCGTTgcgctctattcattctctatggagctgCTGAGTACTATACGACTTTTTCCAGGAGTCCTATAGAGAAGTAATGGAGCGGTGGTCAGCGATCCGCGTTgcgctctattcattctctatggagctgCTGAGTACTATACGACTTTTTCCAGGAGTCCTATAGAGAAGGAATGGAGCGGAGGTCAGGGATCCGCGctgcgctccattcattctctatggagctgCTGAGTACTATACGACTTTTTCCAGGAGTCCTATAGAGAAGTAATGGAGCGGAGGTCAGTGATCCGTGCTgcgctctattcattctctatggagctgCTGAGTACTATACGACTTTTTCCAGGAGTCCTATAGAAAAGTAATGGAGTGGTGGTCAGCGATCCGCGTTgcgctctattcattctctatggagctgCTGAGTACTATACGACTTTTTCCAGGAGTCCTATAGAGAAGGAATGGAGTGGAGGTCAGCGATCCGTGCTgcgctctattcattctctatggagctgCTGAGTACTATACGACTTTTTCCAGGAGTCCTATAGAGAAGGAATGGAGTGGAGGTCAGCGATCCGTGCTgcgctctattcattctctatggagctgCTGAGTACTATACGACTTTTTCCAGGAGTCCTATAGAGAAGGAATGGAGTAGAGGTCAGCGATCCGTGCTgcgctctattcattctctatggagctgCTGAGTACTATACGACTTTTTCCAGGAGTCCTATAGAGaaggaatggagcagtggtcagcgATCCGCGTTgcgctctattcattctctatggagctgCTGAGTACTATACGACTTTTTCCAGGAGTCCTATAGAGAAGGAATGGAGTGGAGGTCAGCGATCCGTGCTgcgctctattcattctctatggagctgCTGAGTACTATACGACTTTTTCCAGGAGTCCTATAGAGAAGGAATGGAGCGGAGGTCAGGGATCCGCGCTGCgccccattcattctctatggagctgCTGAGTACTATACGACTTTTTCCAGGAGTCCTATAGAGAAGTAATGGAGCGGTGGTCAGCGATCCgtgctgcactccattcattctctatggagctgCTGAGTACTATACGACTTTTTCCAGGAGTCCTATAGAGAAGTAATGGAGCGGTGGTCAGCGATCCGCGTTgcgctctattcattctctatggagctgCTGAGTAGTATACAACTTTTTCCAGGAGTCCTACAGAGAAGGAATGGAGTGGAGGTCAGCGATCCGTGCTgtgctctattcattctctatggagctgCTGAGTACTATACGACTTTTTCCAGGAGTCCTATAGAGAAGTAATGGAGCGGAGGTCAGGGATCCGCGCTgcgctctattcattctctatggagctgCGGAGTACTATACGACTTTTTCCAGGAGTCCTATAGAGAAGTAATGGAGCGGTGGTCAGCGATCCGCGTTgcgctctattcattctctatggagctgCTGAGTACTATACGACTTTTTCCAGGAGTCCTATAGAGAAGTAATGGAGCGGTGGTCAGCGATCAgcgctgcactccattcattctctatggagctgctgagtactatactattattattattatttatttatatagcaccattaattccatggtgctgtacatgagaaaggggttacatacagagttatagatatcatttacagtaaacaggtttacagtgacacactggtacagaggggagaggaccctgtccttgcggacttacattctatggagaaggaatggagcagtggtcagggATCTGCGctgcgctccattcattctctatggagctgCTGAGTACTATACTTTTTCCAGGAGTCCTATAGAGaaggaatggagcagtggtcagggATCCACGCTgcgctctattcattctctatggagctgCTGAGTACTATACGACTTTTCCAGGAGTCCTATAGAGaaggaatggagcagtggtcagggATCCGCGctgcgctccattcattgtctatggagctGAGCACTATATGACTTTTCCAGGAGTCCTATAGAGaaggaatggagcagtggtcagggATCCGCGCTgcgctctattcattctctatggagctgCTGAGTACTATATGACTTTTCCAGGAGTCTTATAGAGaaggaatggagcagtggtcagcgATCCGCGCTGccctctattcattctctatggagctgCTGAGTACTATATGACTTTTCCAGGAGTCCTATAGAGAaggaatggagcggtggtcagggATCTGCGCTgcactctattcattctctatggagctgCTGAGCACTATACGACTTTTCCAGGAGTCCTATAGAGAaggaatggagcggtggtcagggATCCGCGCTgcgctctattcattgtctatggagctGCTGAGTACTATATGACTTTTCCAGGAGTCCTATAGAGTATGCAGTGGCGGTCAGCGATCCGACCTGCCATTTTGTAACATGGATGAAAGTTCCATAGTCAGGCATGGCTCTCAgtagtcagacccccactgatTAGGAAGCTACCACCTATCCAATGCATAGCTATGCCTTGTATgcactggacagcccctttaaggacTACATTGACGATCCGAATAGCTGAGGGCCTGCCCGAGTGGCCCCTTGTAGCGGGGCCAGAGGCAATTGTCGGAGACCCCCGAGCGGAGTCTTGCTGCTGAGAAGCCCCCCACAGACAGCGGAGGCAGGAAGTGTCTGCCATGGAGGAATGCAGCTGTCCTCACACGCTGACCCCAGGAATGTGGCCCCCGCGGAGACGGCTGAGGCGCGGGGCTATCTGGCCGCCCATCTCCGTGTGTCATCACTTTCATGTGCGCTACATGCACAGGCAGTCCTCGGGCACGTAAACACGCGTGGGAACTCTCCCTCACACGTCCTCTCAGTTACCTCACGGCATCACTTCACCAGAAGCTCATTTTCCTTCCagggttttttatttttgtaactgCTTTTTCTGTCCCCATCTTGTGCTCCAGCCCACCCACAGCCCCTCACTATGCATGTGCCGCCATTGTCCACGCTCCGGCCATGCCTGCCTCCATTCTCCCCTATGGAGCGGACACTACTTCCCAATCATTTACCCCAAATCACGTTACCGCTGCCCTGCGCGCTACCCAGGACCTCGCCCTCGCCCCCCTCCTGCTGTCTGCTCATTGGCTCAGCCCGCCCTTCCATTGCTGATTGCAGCATTCCGATTGGCCAGAACGGGCCACAGAAGCGCTATATAAAAGACGAGGGAGGGCTGCGAGCGCAAATCGTGAGGCGGATTCAGAGGGGTCTATGTGATTGCAGCTGTGTGCGCCATACCGTACGGGTGACTACAAGTGTGATCCTCGCTAGCAGACATGGGCAGCACCGAGTCCAAGAGCCAGAACGCGGACACCGCCGCCAGCAAGCCTGCGGACCAACAGGTGAGATGCCGTGGGGAGCGATGGGGTCGGGCTGTGTGAATGCAGGGTGTGTGGTCGGGCGAGCCCTGGGTCCTGGTGAGCCGTGCGTGGGGAGTGCTGCCCCGCTGAGCCCCGTGTATCtgtataggggtgtggttagtttcGCAGCTGACTGGGTTCGATCGTCTTGAAACCAGGGGCTTATTGCACGAATGGGGGGAGACTGTGGGGTTAATGCAGATCCTCACCCACATGTTTTATTCATCGCAGGAGAATGGTCACGTGAAGACGAACGGTGATACACTGCCGAAAACTAACGGGGATGCCGCCGCTGCCAATGGCTCCGCCGAGCCGGTCACCGAGGAGGTGGGCTCCGGAGAGACCATCGAGCAAGCCCCCCCGACTAACGGCGAGGCCAAGCCCGAGGAGCCCCCAGGAAAAGCGGCCAAGAAGAAGATCTTCTCCTTCAAGAAGAACCTCAAGCTGCCGTTCAGGAAGACTAAGAAGGAGGCGGCAGCTGCTGAGGCGCCCCCTGCTGGGGAGGAAGCGGCTGCCCCCAAGTCAGAAGAGGAGCCCGGCAAGCCTGCGGAGTCCACGAGTGAGACCACCGAGCCCGCAGAGACCCCCGAGCCTGCAGCGCCCGCCGAGGAAGCCGCTGAGCCCGCAACCGCCTCTCCAGAGCAGACCCCCCAGAGCGAAGAGTCCGTGCCCAGTACGGAGGCGCCCACCGAGCCCCAGAAGGAGTAACCCGGCCCCCCGAGACTATACGCTGAGCCCCTTTTTTACACCTGTCATTCACCACAGCCCCGGGTCTTGTGTGAGCAGCCCCTCCATGGTAATAATCACTGCCCTCATTAGGTGTTCTCCTGTCCTGCTGAGGTGAACTGTCCGCCTGGCGCCCTCTGCCGGCCGCTGCGCCACTGACAATCACGGGGCGGCCTATGTAGCGGGCCGGCACATGTAGCGGCTGGCGCCCCCTCCTGGCCCTGTGCACAGGCCTCTCCTCAGGATGGGAGCTGTGAGTGCTCTGCTGTGACTGTCACTTGggagagtgtgtgcatttctgtaaaTACTTTTTTATGGTCTAGTTCTGTGGTGACTTTTCTAAATTCTTTCAGTTGtgttatattttatttttcattgtgatatattttaaaaataaattttAACCCCCTTTACCTTAAGCGTCAGTCATCTTATTGTCCCATTACTTGCTGCATGGTAGTTGTAAGGACACTGGAGGGAGGGGAACAGttattgtgggggtttttttttcccccctaattCCCTTTTTCTTTGGTGTGGGGTTGGCCACTACAGACATGGGAACATGCAATATCTTTGCCTGCACTGAAAACTCCCACCATAATTACTCCCTACTGTTCTTAGAAGTTGTCTTGTACATCTCCATCATGCTCCCCTTTAGCAGATCTTCCTTCTCTACCATGGCACAAAGTGACTATCCAAATCTTAAATAAGACGTCTCCTATTTCCTGGGGGGAGGGGTGCGTGTGTCCTTTTCTTGTATTGGGCTCCCTTTTAAAATGTGTATGATTAAACACGATTTGCCTAATGATGCCTTAACGGGGTTGCACCAACCTCAGCCTAAACACTTCAATGCCCCACTTAAAAGCTGAATACTCACATCCTGCAGTGGTGCCATGAAGGCATATGGGTCCTAGCAGGTCATGGGATGGTGTCAAAGGCCGCTGAAGCCAGTCCAAGCTCCATCAGGGTGGCTGTCTGCTCTGAGGTGACAATCCACTGTTCTGTTAAGTGGGGCCCTAAACTGAGCGACCTGGGGCTGACCAGCAGTGAAGTCTTTAAGGATGAGTGTTTAACATTAACACTAAGCTTTAAACTGTCCTTCATGGGTTAGTGCTAAATGATTGTATAGTGCTGCCAACAAGTCATTGCCACCCTAGTGTGAGGTGCCTGGCACAGGAACCACACATGATGCACCAGTTAATGTGTTGCCCAACTTGTAACAACTATGGAGTCAAGTGACTAGTCTgaagtttgttgtgtgtgtgtatgatatatatatataaatttttcttttttcctttacaggttttttttacaaaaacgTTTGGGGGGGCAATGTTGTCAATTGAACTGATCCAATTGGCAATTAGACACTTACTAAGTATGTGCCATAAATAAAAGGAGCTGGATCCATTTATTGGGCTCCAGGACGAtagagcctgcatttataggaaggtcagaaccaactgtttggatgtaattaaaatcacagcatggtgaagggcgggacgttcaagtcaggaaaaaacaatacatagtaaatataggaaaactgactgaacagcaatctcgtCTGAACTGgtgcagtcagtttttctatatttactatgtactattttttctgacttgaacgccccgcccttcaccatgctgtgattttaattacatccagccacagttggttctgaccttcctataaatgcaggctttaccattttattagccataggtaagtgttcacactaggcagacaggttagttacccattcgatctgagattaccttgacatttggtggatgggctcacgttttttggccaaatcttgtgctaagcatctcatgtgttttttcatatattttacaagccattatgctattcacatttcatgtatcgcacatttccttgctttagtacagtaaaattgaatgcagccattgatctatttgctatgtaagacttttggttatgcaccagttcagactagattgctgttcagtcaattTCCTATATTTTCCAGGATGGTAGAGGCTCCCTTCTCATTGGTTTGTAGTCCAGATCGCAGGAGACCATGCATTCACATCGTTTATATACCAAACACTGAATCCGTAGTGTTTCCCTACTGAACATAGGCACCCACATATGGCCACTTCACCTCATCTGCTCCTCGTTGTGCAGTCAGGTCTCCCCTATTCTGCCAAAATATGGCTCCCTCAGACATAAGCACACAGCCCGCCATTCATAACCTGTCACTACAGAGCTGCTCTTCTCCATGACATGGAAAATGCATGTGACCAGATACACTTTTGTGGGGCTCTTAACCAAAAGCAGTGCAACATGGACCACGCAGAATGGGCACCCTTGGGGTTCTTTTATGACCGCCACTCAGCTCTGTCAGAGACAGTGGTCAAACCCTCCCATATAGGCTGGTCAGGGCCCAATGCCAAACGTTAATCTGACAATCTTGAGCCCACCATCTTTTTGCCCTCAGGTTTGGAAACACAGGCTCAGGTAAACCACAGGATGCAGGCCTGGTTTCTTCTGTCATCCAACGGCAAATCTTCAGCTTAAATATTAAGCAAGGAGTGATAGCAGCTCGAGTAACTTACAGGTACGAAGGAAAACAAAGCCCCAATTCATTAGCCAACTTCTGTTTTTCCTACATTGTTGCATCAACATGAATATAGGATATTAATAACTACAGTTACTTCTCCAAGTACTACATCTAATGCATTAAGAGTTCCCTCACAGCCCCTATAACAGACTCCAATAGCAGAAAACCAGCAACTGAAAGAAATCAACttactatatataaaaaaaaacaaatacatttaTACTTGATATATAAGTACGGTATATGCTTGCTGTTTTAGACCAGCCTAGCGCACAAATATTTTAACTTTTGGCACAGGCTAAAGCAATGATCACACCTGCATTACCATTGGTATATTCCATTTTTAGTAACAAATGGAGgtaaaggaagagaaaaaaaaatggttacataACTGATGCAAATGAAAGGAGGGCTAGCACACCAATAGGGTCCATCTGGGATGTGTCACTTTATAGAATGGAAGCAAACATCATGCAGCACGCGTTCTGACAAATAATACAGAAGACCCCCATACTTAATGGGGTCTCTCAAACCACATACATGAATTTCActtgttttatttatatatatatatatatatatataattcaaaaTACAACCAAAATCAGCTTTACATTAATTTCAATGAATaaaggaataataaaaaaaaaaatgttcaaagaaGAAAAATGTCCAAGGGGGTGCAGAGGTCCTAACTTTAATTCTGTAGGTCAAACATTCACTCATTCAATGAAGAATCAACATTCAAAAATACAAAATCAGTCCAGAGCTAGTCACCTAGTGTTCCATAGCAAGTTATTAAGGTGAACACATCTGGTTTCTCTAGGCCTTTCTGGAGAGGTGACTCTTCCTTGGATAAACATTTGGCCAGTCATCTGCTGTAGGCTGAATTGCACATTGTGTGTAAATGGTCAGTGAGTGATACAAGCATTAGGAGATCTTGTGATAAAGGCacccaaggctatgtgcacatgtccagtAATAAACACCACTTACAAGGGATCCAGCAGCTATTCATTAACTAAATAAGTTGTGCAGAAAACGTTTTttctgttctaaaaaaaaaataaaaaaacaccactgatttcaactggatccatttttaacattgaagtctgtgGATAATGGATCTGttaatttgcaatttttttcagtTGAAAAGGATCCTTTTTTCCTTACTATTGGTTTTAAATGGAAGAAAATAGATGGGCAATTAACAGATcaattttccatagacttcaatgttaaatccATTGATGTTTTTTTTTAGATGGACATAAAGTTGTGTCTCCACAACTTTATCAACAGATTGCTGCAGGATCCGTTCTAACTGATGATTTCaggacatgtgaacacagcctaatggGTTCTTCAAAAAACAAAACCACATGCCCTCTGAGTGTTTTTAAACACATGTAACATCAAGGCTTGAATTTTCAGTGCTGGCACACTGGATTACTACAAAATAGTTTTGGTTTTATGGCTTTTATACATGATATTATACCATGTTTCGGTAGTAAAATTTTCATCCATTTTCATCCTGTGTAAAATGGATCACTTATCAAAGTGCTTGTAACCAtatgcaactttgcaatttatccttttctaaaaaaaaaaaaaagaactaacaTTGTTTTCATTTAAATGGAACCTGtgacctcccccaggcgtttttaactataagagccacttgtgcagctctaatgctgcattctgtcaaggtggctcttatttggggtcccttacaacactgcaatattcgtttttttaattgcccgccatacctgtagtcagtccagggggcatgtctttccccccggacacaaacgcctcccagccatcgctCATTTCCttcgtgcgccgcctcctgtgcaTTCATTAACGCCCCCaacgcctgcactgtaagttcccatcatgtgatgtgagtttaagggcagcgcaaactgccccCCGGActgactacaggtatggcgggcaaataaaaaaaacgaatattgcagggttggaagggaccccaaataaaagagccaccttgacaaaatgcagcattagtgctgcacaaggtggctcttttagttaaaaacaccggggtgggttgacaggttccctttaattaatgcTTTTGATCTACTGGCCACTTCTGCAGTGTATCAAAAAGGTGGCCGTTTCTTAGGCAAGGAGCACAGTCTTCGCACGCACTCCAGTGCCACTGTACTACTTTGGTGCTGGAAACGCAAAGCTGCCTCTGCGTGTAGCATGTGAGAGCTCCAGAGTCCAGACCACACGGGCAATACTCAGAAGCACATCAGCCCCAGTTAGCCGGGATTTATTAAGGCCGTGTGCCCACAAAAGATGAGAATACAACATTTAATGtggtcagcagaattgtgcacagtaacctacagacagtgtcaggtcggcgcagttaggctatgttcacacgatcctttttttgctgctgttccGTAGCGCTTTTCAGGCTgcagatccgcatcctttttccatgcagggtacagtacaatgttaccctatggaaaacaaaaaccgctgtgcccactatcctttttttctcaggcaaatctgcgcggatttgcctgcagaaaaaaagaagtaccatgtcacttctttctgcggattcagctcctgttttcaacaggcaccaataggaaagtgctgttgaaaacccgcagaggaatctgcagaagaaactgcaggaaaatcagcagtgcagttttgcactgcgggttttccaaatcaggacctgaaaaaaaaaaaggataaaaaaaaaggatcgtgtgaacatggccttatactgaataaaatgataccttggttgatggaatctgtcttgtggttgttgtttaatcttgatTTTCAGTTTTGACTTAAAAATGGTAGGCCCGTGCTCCGAGGCAATACATGCTACTGCGCTGGTGGTATCTTGGAggcggcaattttttttttctctagcaagatggcaccgctAGCCCTTGcaaagtagcagctatcggatcgctgatagctgctactgcatagGCGTGGCCGGCAccattttcaaacagatttttttttttaaatgaatttatTGATACCATTAAAGAAAATAAATACAATACACATTATAAATGTGCCGCCTATATATTATTcactatgtaaaatagggggcaggtgacCTGACAGAGGtcggcattatgaatacctaagcagagcaccacatgaagacccccccccccccccctccaggccGCCCTGGAGCAGGAGCATATCATTAGCACAgaactgaaaataaggattaaacaac from Ranitomeya variabilis isolate aRanVar5 chromosome 3, aRanVar5.hap1, whole genome shotgun sequence includes:
- the MARCKSL1 gene encoding MARCKS-related protein, producing MGSTESKSQNADTAASKPADQQENGHVKTNGDTLPKTNGDAAAANGSAEPVTEEVGSGETIEQAPPTNGEAKPEEPPGKAAKKKIFSFKKNLKLPFRKTKKEAAAAEAPPAGEEAAAPKSEEEPGKPAESTSETTEPAETPEPAAPAEEAAEPATASPEQTPQSEESVPSTEAPTEPQKE